AACTTGCCACCGTCCGCGAAGTAGAAGGACGCCTCGGGCTTCAGCTCCTCCAGGGTGGACTGGAGGATCTTGCCGAGGCTGTCATCCTTAATGGCCTGGTTGCCGGCATCGGCGGGGATCGAGACTCGCAGCATCATGCGCATGGGACCGCCTCCTTTGTCAGTGAAGTTCTGGTTTGCATCCTAACCTCTACGTCGGGCGGTGCCGCGGCGGATGTTGCGGCGCGGCGGCGACCCCGGGACGCATGGGGCGCCCAACGTGGACCGTTCGTCCTGCACCGCCCTACTTCCGGCATTTGACGGCCCGCGCTCGCGTCGCGACTTTGGCCTCCTACGCCCTCAGCCGGGAGACCGCCATGGCAATTCCCTCCGACCCGCGCGACTACCTCGCCCAGCGGCTCGACGGCGCCCGGGACCTCTCCTTGGGGGCATCGCGTGCGTATCGGGCCCTACCTTCGACAGCTTGGTCGAACGCAGCGGACACGGGCGTGGCGGGTGGCGTTTCGGCCGCCTTCTAGCGAGAGCGGCCCTTCGGCCATACTGTAGGGGGCGTCAGCTTACCCATCCCATCACAGGAGGCTGGTATGGACGTCGACAAGCTCAGCAGCCAAGCGAGCCGGGTCTTCTTCACGGCGGCCTTCACGCTCTTCGCCGTCTCCGTCATCGAATGGTGCCTGAGCTGGTTCCAGGTGTCGATCTTCGGGCGCACCTACACGCCGGGACGCCTGATGGAGTTCGCGGCCATCTCCCTCGTCTTCGTGATCGCCCTGCTCCTCAGGCAGATCAGAGAAGAGCTGCGCAAGCCGAAGCCCTAGCAGGCCCAGTACGCCCGGGCCGCGGCCCTAGAACCCGCTCCTTCGTCTGGAGCGGTTCACGGGGTGCGTTGCTCGAGTGGCCCACGCGCTGCACCTCGCGCCCGGAACGTGATCACGACGCGCCAGGCGGCGCGCTACGGTATGATCGTGAAGGGTGTGCCGCGCGCGCCGCGGTATGCTTCGAACCCGCGGCGGTCGAAGGTGAATACGGTGTCCAGCCGCAATGCATCTCCGAGGGTCACCAGGGTCGCGTCAGCGTAGTCCATTGGCACGTCGGCGTAGCGCCGCATGAGCAGCGCGACCTGGGGGTGCAAGCGGCCATCGAGGCCGAGATGCTGCTCGCGGCGAACCAGCGGCAAACCCTATCAGCGATTCGCTGAGATGATCGAGCGGCACTGGGACGGCATCGCGGCCTACTGCGAGGAAGAGAACAAAGTGTCGCTCGGCTTCGTCGAGGGGCTGAACAACAAGATCCGCGTCCTCCAGCGACGAGCCTATGGCCTGCGCGATCCTGACTATCTCCGCCTCAAAGTCCTCACGTGCAGGCTCCCGGAACTCTGAAACCGACCCGAAACTACCCACTCAGTTGGGAGAAGACCCAAAAAATACAGGCTGCCTCCCGGCAGCCTGTAGGTTCCTGATGGGTCAAAACCCCCCTGTGAGTTTTACCTGCCCCCACCATTCACCGATCGTTGATAGAGCAACCCGCGTGCCACGCCTGATGGCTATCGGCATTCCGCTGTCGGCAAACGACTTCGGCTATCTGCCGAAGTAGTGGTGGCGTGACGGTTCCAGGATTCGCTGTGCAGCTTCTGGACGCGAGTTCGGATTCTGGACGGCAAGGGCTCCAGTACTCTACGTGCGCACCAGTCTCCTGGCGCAGCCGCTGACGATCGAGGTGGAGCGTTTCCGGATCGACTCGACTTGGACGGCCGAGCGGCCGTTCCAGAACCACCGCGAGCGGACGGCGCTCGGCGGGTACGAGCGGGCGCAGGAAACGCTGCCCGCCGGCACGGTCGTGGTGCGCGTGGACCAGCCGCTCGGCCGGCTGGCGTTCTACCTGCTAGAGCCACGATCCGACGACGGGCTGCTGGACTGGAACCTGCTGGACGGCGCGCTGGCGAACGCGCGAAGCTACCCGATCGTGCGGACCTTCACGGCGCCCTGAGCGGGCCGCGGCACCAGCATTGTCGGGGCGTTCGCCGTCCCGTGTCACCCGCCTCTCTCGCTAGACTGCGAACTGCCGCAGGTGGTGATCCAGGTGCTGGTAGGCCAGGATGCCCCATTCGCGCGGCGACAACGGGCCGAACGCCGGATGGACCGAGTGCGGAAGCTCCATGGCCATGCGCCCGATCAGAGTTTCACACCCGCCCAGGTCGGCGTCCCACGTTGCCGGGGCCGTCGTCAGCATCTCGGGCGCCGTCTTGACCTTCCCGCGCGGCGCGGGAGCCCGCAACTCGATCACGAGCCACTTGACCAGCGTGCGGGTAAGCAGCGAATCGCGACGCCGGCACGCCAAGTCGCCGAGCGCTACGCGCAACGCGTCGCTGACATGGCACACCATCTGGTGGGACTGCATCGTGCCCCAGCGCCGCGCGTGCTGCGGAGTCAAGCGCCGGAGGCGGGTGATGATCGCCTGGCGATCGGACGACTCGAGGAGAGAGCTTATGGCTTCGGCTCCCGGGCGATCGGTCGCCTAAGGGACAGCGAATAGTTGGGATGGGTGCGCCGCTTCATTCGTTTGATAGGCAGCCTCGTCACGCTAGCGCGTGGCCCGCAGGTAGAGGTAGAGTCCGTAGCCGCCGACCCCCGCTCCGGCGATCGTGACCAAGCCCTCGTTTACCACCAACCCGGTCACGATCCCGGCCGCCCCGACGATCATGAGGATCCTACCCTGCCGACTGCCCCCGCGGGCACGCTGGATCTCCCGCCGGAGGGCAATCCGGTAAGCGGCCGCAGCAGGCACGGGCGTAATCAACGGCACCGCGGTCGACGAGAGCATCGACCCGGCCGCGTCAGCCAAGGGCGCGGGTGCGGACTGGGCGACCGCGACGCGCGCAGGAATCGCCGGGCACAGAAGAAGAAGCAGGACTGCGGTGGTTCGCTGCATACGCCCTCCTTGGGCCGCGGCGGCCACCGCAAGAGCGGTATCTCCGAGGCCTCGGCCGCCATACAATAGCACGTTCCGCCGCGGACCGGCAGCTTCCAGCCGAGCCGGTGCGGAAACTCGTACTGCCGACGGCCTCCGAGAATTCCGACGCTCACATTTCGCTCAGGAGCCACGATCTCGACTCGATCCGAGGTAGGAAGACCCCCCACTCATGCACAGCCGGGAGTTTTCACCCGCCCTCAGCCCCTGTTAGGCTGCGTCCCGTACGAACTGGGTCATGTCCAGGGCAAAGTGAACGGGCCAGAGCCACAGAACATCGGCCCCACGCCAGGCCGAGCCAAGAACGATGGCGGTCAGGCCGAAGTCGCGGACGAGCCCCACAAGCTCCGCGCCGGACGCCCCCGCACTCATGAGCGCTGGAAGGTGCCCTGCTGCGAAGAGGGCCGCCGTGATCAGAATTGCGCGCCCAGCGCCAAGCGCGGCCGCCAACCGCACCACCACCACCGCAAGCGCAATGTCCTCTGCCAAGACCTGGACCGCGTACTGGGTGTTGCGCGGCTGAAAGACACGGCTGAGCGTAGCGATCCACGATGGCGCCCCCGCCTCGAGTCCGGCGTACAGCGTCAATGCCACCAAGGCGAGGCCGAGGCCGATCCCCAGACGAGGCAGAGCGGCGTCGGGCGGCAGCCACGCCGATGGCAGGCCCTGACGACGCACGACCGGAAGGAACAGGATAGGTGAGAAGATGATGAGCTGATTCACCGACTCTGCGAACGGCTCCCAGGGTCCGCTCCCGGGGACTCGGACGCCGTGTGACCAGAGCTGGCCGAGTCCAACGACCGCCACCGCGGCCGCGAGGGCTAGGCCCAGCTCCCGCCAGGGACGCTCAAAGGCGCATCGCACCGGATGCTGCCAGTACGGCAAGGCTCTGGATAAGCCCAGCCAAAGACCGCAGACGAGCGAGTAGCTGATAG
Above is a genomic segment from Gemmatimonadales bacterium containing:
- a CDS encoding transposase, producing the protein MSSATWGCKRPSRPRCCSRRTSGKPYQRFAEMIERHWDGIAAYCEEENKVSLGFVEGLNNKIRVLQRRAYGLRDPDYLRLKVLTCRLPEL
- a CDS encoding DUF1569 domain-containing protein, coding for MSSLLESSDRQAIITRLRRLTPQHARRWGTMQSHQMVCHVSDALRVALGDLACRRRDSLLTRTLVKWLVIELRAPAPRGKVKTAPEMLTTAPATWDADLGGCETLIGRMAMELPHSVHPAFGPLSPREWGILAYQHLDHHLRQFAV